The sequence acacacacacacacacacacacacacacacacacacacacacacacacacacacacacacacacacacacacactgtatttaggaagtgcgtgcgtgcgtgtgtatgtgtgtgtgtgtgtgtgtgtgtgtgtgtgtgtgtgtatgtgtgtgtgtgtaaatatatatatatatatatatatatatatatatatatatatatatatatatatatatatatatatatacatataacaaccctccctaatCAGGATTCGATGACCAATACTAAACGAACCATGTCACACGACCCACTCAAAGGAGTGTGCAACGAGGATCTCACTTGCTTCATAGGCATTACTTATATACTCATGAAAGAGTATTGGTAGCtacacactccccatgggcagttggtggaaattgatttggcAATGCAAATCCTGTCAAAGGTGGAATAGTGCAGTGCAGCATTGATATGGACAgacaacaaccctccctgactcgAACCTCGGCCACTCCAggtatgattacatatatatatatatatatatatatatatatatatatatatatatatatatatatatatatatatatatatctgtgtgtgtgtgtgtgtgtgtgtgtgtgtgtgtgtgtgtgtgtgtgtgtgtgtgtgtgtgtgtgtgtgtgtgtgtgtgtgtgtgtgtgtgtgtgtgtttgtgtgtgtgtgtgtgtgtgtgtgtgtgtgtgtgtgtgtgtgtgtgtgtgtgtgtttggctgcgTGTGTTGCAAATAGAACATCGAGGGGATGTACAAGAAAgcgcacgaatatgccgaaggccttttcgctctattgcttcttcagggcataaAGAAGCAAtaaagtgaaaaggccttcggcatattcgtgcgctttcttgttcttcccttcgttgttctatgcGTAATTTGATctacatgaattccacacacacacacacacacacacacgcacacacacacacacacacacacacacacacacgcacgcacgcacacacacacacacacgcacacacacacacacacacacacacacacacacacacacacacacacacacacacacacacacacacacacacacacacacacacacacacacacacacacacacacacacacacacacacacacacacacacacacacacacatatatatatatatatatatatatatatatatatatatatatatatatatatatatatatatatgtatatatatatatatatatataatatacatacatatatatatatatatatatatatatatatatatatatatatatatatatatatatatatgtatgtgtatatatatacatataatattatatatatatatatatatatatatacatatataaatatgcatagatatgtatatatgtatgtgtacacacacacacaccacacacacacacacacacacacacacacacacacacacacacacacacacacacacaatatatatatatatatatatatatatatatatatatatatatatatatatatatatatgcatatatatatgtatgtatgtatatatgtatatatatacacagtatatatgtgtgtgtatatatatacatatatatatatatatatatatatatatatatatatatatatatatatatatatatgtgtgtgtgtgtgtgtgtgtgtgtgtgtgtgtgtgtgtgtgtgtgtgtgtgtgtgtgcgtgcgtgtgcgtgtgtgtgcgtgtgcgtgtgcgtgtgcgtgtgcgtgtgcgtgtgtgtgtgtgtgtgtgtgtgtgtgtgtgcgtgtgtgtgtgtgtgagtatataaagCGATTATTAACTGATGCTCTGTTATCTTCTGGATTTTTTCTGTgacagacaaaggaaaaagaaaacgtctAAAATTTGCTCTAAGTATATTTGTAAATGTGGGACTCCTTTGAAAATTTATCATAAACAAAAACGATAAAGAATGTAACCTAATTAACctaaaacacacattttatttatctatccattaaaTGAAAAGAACAACAGCAGTGGAAATGGCCATAAGAATTATAACATTGGCAGTACTAACAAGAAGGATGTTTGAAATGCCATTACAacttcaacaacaataaaacaacaatatcagCCACCATGAACAAAAACAATCACAGCGGTATTAATAAGTATAACATTATCAACAGCAAGAGCGAAGACAAAAACTCTGAAACGATTTGAAATGAGTATACAAAGAGAGTGCCATCTATATCATTCTAAGCATTTCTGTTTAAGCTATTTCAAAAGCTTGATAGCTTTGAAAGACTCAGTTTCAGTGCTGCACGTTAATCAATACAGGATGTTCAGTGTCTGGCCAGAAATGCAAGTAAAAATTACAAGCAGTAAATGTTGGAAAAGCTGCAATGGACATTTTACTGGGAGTTATTGCATTTCGTAAAACAGTGTAGTAATCACACACCCGTAGCCATCTTGTCATCCGAAACCTCGATGCCTTTTTAAattagaatagataaaaaatatgaacaggtaaacaaattaacaaacaaattgAATGCTTCATGTGAAGCGAATTCATAAATAAGCGAAATGAAtgagtaaaatgaataaatagattaaaagaatgaagagaaaatataacgAATAAAAATATCTGAGTTAAAGAGatacaaatagaaaaacagcaacatgaaaaaacaaacaaaaagaaatgatcgTCATCCGTCTGCTTAACCTAACACGAAGGAGCGAGGTTGGCGCCAACGATCGAGCAGTAATAAGACAGCGAGAAGGTCGTTGAGCTGTTGGTGGAGGTCGACGTGATGGTATAGGTTGAGGATGAGGTCAGCCAGATGGTGAGGCCGAGTCGCTGTTTGCGGATGGCGTCGGGAACCGAGTCATCCTCAAGGGTTTCGTCGAGAGTGCTCTCCAAAGGCACGCTGGCGGGAAAGGAAATACTTGAAATGGAGAGGTTGCgaaaccctcctccctccctcatccctatgCGAACCCTCTCTCACAACCCCCCAACCCATTCCCttattcatccctccctctctccctcccccatcatccacttccctccctcgccccttccctatccctctccccaaccctccttACCTCGCATGCACTTCCTTCGCGTCAAGATCGATCGGGTTCCTAATCCTACGCATGCGCCTCTTTTGACACACCGCCGAGTTGAAATTCCTGGCGCAGGTGTAGGGCACTGTGGTGACGGAGGTGCTGAAGGAGATGAACGTCTTCAGGCTGTAGTTGGCGAGGATCCTGGCCGCATCTCCGCTGTCGTCTTTGGCTGCGAAGGGCGGGCGGGGGTCAGTTCCGTGCTAATGTTGATTAactgtttttgttgatttttcatTCATGTCACGTCATGTGGTTACTTCTTTGCCactgtttttattgttgatgctatcagtattgttattattattattattattattattatctattattcttattcttattcttattcttattattattattattattattattattattattattaatgttattgttattattattgttattattattattattattattattattattattattattattattattattattattattattattatcatcatcatcatcaccaccaccagtgttattgctgttgttgttatcatcatcattgttattattatcattattgtcacagttgttgtcattattaacaataacaatattatcactattattactgctacgttattgttgttatcatttttataattattatttttagtagtaggagcagtggttttgttgttgttattactattattattattatcaattattattattattattattattattattattattattattattattattttccttaccaATAGTAtaattctcatcatcataatcattattattattattatcatcattattattatccttatttta comes from Penaeus monodon isolate SGIC_2016 chromosome 5, NSTDA_Pmon_1, whole genome shotgun sequence and encodes:
- the LOC119572861 gene encoding uncharacterized protein LOC119572861: MKPLIVALLVLGVAAVSHAKDDSGDAARILANYSLKTFISFSTSVTTVPYTCARNFNSAVCQKRRMRRIRNPIDLDAKEVHASVPLESTLDETLEDDSVPDAIRKQRLGLTIWLTSSSTYTITSTSTNSSTTFSLSYYCSIVGANLAPSC